From Tiliqua scincoides isolate rTilSci1 chromosome 2, rTilSci1.hap2, whole genome shotgun sequence, the proteins below share one genomic window:
- the LOC136641697 gene encoding uncharacterized protein isoform X1 — MSWICFVLIVFVLIFTGAAASNETVVKKESNVIHAEEGESVNITCQFLSSNIDGLYLKRTLLKPIEVLYATKHGEQLTLKSAYINRTKYFELQDRAIIMLQQVQKDDSDVYVCEHIDKDFKEMKTRGVILAVRDKSVMKLEQCSSSPQMLVVIILALLLACALGYFILFHMDVKKYCRKGKRMEIQTIIYEDMNGCKHNNSHVPNVYQN, encoded by the exons ATGTCTTGGATCTGTTTTGTCCTGATTGTTTTTGTCTTGATTTTTACTGGAGCTGCAGCTTCAAATG agaCCGTGGTCAAAAAGGAGTCAAATGTTATTCATGCTGAGGAAGGGGAATCGGTCAATATTACTTGCCAGTTTCTCTCCTCAAACATTGATGGTCTGTATCTGAAACGAACCCTTCTAAAACCTATTGAGGTGCTGTATGCTACAAAACATGGTGAACAACTGACCCTGAAGTCTGCCTATATAAATCGCACGAAGTACTTTGAGCTGCAGGACAGAGCAATTATAATGTTACAACAGGTGCAGAAGGATGACAgtgatgtgtatgtgtgtgagcacatAGACAAGGACTTCAAAGAAATGAAAACAAGAGGTGTCATTTTGGCAGTAAGAG ATAAATCAGTTATGAAGCTGGAACAGTGTTCCTCATCTCCCCAGATGTTGGTTGTCATCATCTTGGCACTGCTCTTGGCTTGTGCTCTgggatattttattttgtttcatatGGAT GTAAAGAAATACTGCCGTaaaggaaaaagaatggaaaTACAGACTATAATCTATGAAGACATGAATGGCTGCAAGCACAATAACAGTCATGTGCCAAATGTTTATCAGAATTAA
- the LOC136641697 gene encoding uncharacterized protein isoform X2 yields the protein MPTTTTTKRLKLLRKTVVKKESNVIHAEEGESVNITCQFLSSNIDGLYLKRTLLKPIEVLYATKHGEQLTLKSAYINRTKYFELQDRAIIMLQQVQKDDSDVYVCEHIDKDFKEMKTRGVILAVRDKSVMKLEQCSSSPQMLVVIILALLLACALGYFILFHMDVKKYCRKGKRMEIQTIIYEDMNGCKHNNSHVPNVYQN from the exons atgccaacaacaacaacaacaaagaggctaaaactgctcagaa agaCCGTGGTCAAAAAGGAGTCAAATGTTATTCATGCTGAGGAAGGGGAATCGGTCAATATTACTTGCCAGTTTCTCTCCTCAAACATTGATGGTCTGTATCTGAAACGAACCCTTCTAAAACCTATTGAGGTGCTGTATGCTACAAAACATGGTGAACAACTGACCCTGAAGTCTGCCTATATAAATCGCACGAAGTACTTTGAGCTGCAGGACAGAGCAATTATAATGTTACAACAGGTGCAGAAGGATGACAgtgatgtgtatgtgtgtgagcacatAGACAAGGACTTCAAAGAAATGAAAACAAGAGGTGTCATTTTGGCAGTAAGAG ATAAATCAGTTATGAAGCTGGAACAGTGTTCCTCATCTCCCCAGATGTTGGTTGTCATCATCTTGGCACTGCTCTTGGCTTGTGCTCTgggatattttattttgtttcatatGGAT GTAAAGAAATACTGCCGTaaaggaaaaagaatggaaaTACAGACTATAATCTATGAAGACATGAATGGCTGCAAGCACAATAACAGTCATGTGCCAAATGTTTATCAGAATTAA